A region of the Anguilla anguilla isolate fAngAng1 chromosome 16, fAngAng1.pri, whole genome shotgun sequence genome:
TGCAGTTTTTCCGATACACAGTAATACAGAAGTCGCGACCTGTAAGAAAACGTCAAACGGATAATATATTAAGACCCAACACGCATTAtcaaatattaatgtgataCCGGCAATAATCTTAAAACGATGTTGTGGATCTGAGGTGTCCTTCAGTGAAATAACCATTCCACACTGTCCCACTCTTCGCAGGCTAAAGAGAAGCGCGGCTGGACTTTAAACAGCGCAGGGTATCTGCTGGGACCCCGTGAGTCTTCCTCGCGCGCATCCATTTACACCACATTGCACGAGAACACCACAGTTTACCTCAGACCGCGCGTCTGCCTTCTTAAATTAACCTTTGAATGCTAGTTTATACGTAGGTCTATTTTCTGTGTccgaaatgaataaatattttacttgtaaacaaaaatttttttttctccggtTCCTTCGTTTTcctatttcaaaaaaaaaaaaaaaaaattcattctgCTTTAGCCTACGTCCTAGTACTGTTTGCAACCTAGTGTTTGCCTGTCGGCATAAACACCGGCCtaacaaataatgttttattgcatgttttaaGTGGAGAGTCACGGCTAGTTTTCAGCTTTAATGTGCTCGGGGCTCTGGAAATATTGGACCCTATTGCTGTAGCTTTCGGTTGTGTTGTTCCACAGCCGACGGCACCAATTCAACCAGACAGCGTTAAACATCACGTTAACATTTTAATATGGTGCTcggccaaaaaataaaataaacaaaataaataaataacaaagaaCGGTGTAAGATTTTAGGAAATGCTCGATTTGAAGAAACTCGCTACCGGATGGAGCGCAATCCGGTTGTTTAATCAGGGCCCTTTCAAAAGCAGTAATTACCAATAAACTATGCTGCACGTGGCTTTACATACAGCATCAAACTAAACGTCTTTTAAAATCTTCTGTATTTGAGTGCGTGCGACCTAGAATAATTTCATGCAGTGCGGCTGTACGTTGACCTCGcataactaaaggccagttttCAGTAGGCCTATTTAAGAAGGCAGCTCCCCTTTCATCTTCCCgataaattaactgaaaatgaaaataggcGGTTCTGTGTGTCGACGTTCTCCCTTCAGCTGATCTGTGCGGTGCCGAGCTCTTGGAAGAGCCATCGGCGCGCCGGCCGAAGCCTGCGAAATAGTCGGTGTTTGTAAAGCCCAGGTAAAATGCCGTCATCCATGTGTTTCAGGTCGTATTGAACACCTAATACAGATAAAGGACAGTCCCAGTGCAAGGGGGCGAGAGGATCTGCTTGACGAATGTAAGATAGCACCTGCAGGTTGCTTCAGTCAACAGAATGCGCTGTTTTCTGTGTCAATGTCGTTCGCTGTGTCGTCTTGGGCGTACTGAACGTCGGGAAAGGCGAGGAACTGGTCTGGCTTCAACGAAGTTTAAAGGCAGTGTACACGCATCATCCTTCGTGTAATGTGCAATAAGTGCACTTTTGGTTTTTAGGTATTCTTATTGTTCATTAACATTTTgatgtttgttgttttcttgcatgTTGTAATGTGACAAAacttaatatttaacatttaaatattaaaggtCCAAGCTTGCGTTCAGGCTTAGCTAATCAATCATCGAGATCTAAAGGCATCTCTGACTGACGAGATGACGTGGTTTCGGTAGTACCAGTCATCACGTCTCAGTAATTAGGCATTGCAATGgtacctcattaatatactttCAGTTCTTGCAACTCTGTGTTGAAGGTCTTAATTGTTGAGTGCACCAGTTCCAGTAATTAAATGTACACAAAATAGTGTAGCTTTAAGGATGTAGTGGGTGTCTGCTACCGACATGTTTGCCCCACCCTTTAAGAAGGGTCAAGGCCTTCTGCATTGTGCGAAATTGTAATGTAGTATTCAGCAACTCTGAAGAATACGAAGGTATCTAGCAGTGTCACACTGTCATTAGTTAGCTTGTGTATCGTCGTTAATGTACCGAGCATATCTAGTCCTGCCCTTCTGTTATGTGACACTTGTACCTTTGGCGTGTCgtgggaccccccccccgtcccccgtccccccgtctgTTATTCCCATTTTTGTTCATCTTTGGTCTTCACGTTGATGCGTCCTGCCTTGTTCGTTGTATTCTGTTCGAAGTTGATTTTTTGCCCTCGCATTTTCGTGACTCGAAGCGAAACCTGCAGgttggttctttttttatttttcttttcctgtttagtttttcttgtttcaagaagccatttttttttttaaagtggcgTTCCTTGGTACTGACCCCGTCCTGTTTTCAGACAGCAGAAATGTATATCTCTTGCtaggacagcagggggcgccagacTGGTCAGTTGTcctgtgtgctttgtgtttgcTGGACAGATGCCATTGACAGTCACAGAGCGCTCAGCAACAAGCATGGCCTCGCGGGGAAGAGAGACCTGCCCGCGGAGGACGACTTCAAATCGAGTAAGAGCCCAAACCGCAGCTGGGGAACCGCGCCCACCCTACCCTAGCGCAGCCAAGCACCCAGTCGGTCTGCTGAAGTTGCCTCTCCGTTCTCTCTGTAGTGCGGTCTAAATGAAACGGTGTTTCCCTCAGAACGCGGCCGGGGCAAACCGATTGCTTAACTAACGGCTTTTAAACCAGTTCTGACTGGTTCGGTACAGAACGCCCAACCCTTTAATGGTCAATCGCACTGAGCCAACGGCTAGACTCCAGCCATTGCTAGCTCTCTTGCGCTGTGGCTGACGACGGGCTAACCCAACCTCCAGCCATGTTAGGTTAGCATCTATGATGActcactggctgactggctcCTGGCTAGTCTGTTATGATGCATCCCTGGCTgagatgtgtaaaaaaaaaaaaaattaagtaaacaTTTCAAAGAGGGCCTTGGATTAGTAAGACCTCTGTTCCTTGGTATTTCTGCATTTGCAGCAGGgatactatttttatttaacaattatCATTGTCATCAGAGTCCAGAACTCTAAGTCCCTTAAAAATataacctaaaaataaaaaacatttaacccccccccccccggcactgTGGAGCAGCTCCTTTTGACCAGAGAGGGTTGGGACAGTATGTGTGAGTCCAGTGTGTGAGAGCTTTAGTGTGTATAACATGCTTTCCATTTCTCCAAATCCATTAACACACACGTCCTGTCCATTTACACAGGTGCCCTGAGAATAGCGGATGAGAATGTAATACACACCATCATCGACTTCCTGTCTTACCTGAAGCTGAAAGGTGAGGCTTGCCAAACAAATCAATCGATAAATCAATCAAACGGTGGTTTTCGTGGCCAGGCTGTTAATGCCATATGACTTAAATCATCTGTAGAGCACTTGCTTTAGAAATGATAATAAAGTGCAGCGGGTAGTCACGATCAGAAGTTAGGGCTACAGTTGTCTTTTGTGTCTATTAAATAGGCAGAGACTACCAGTCCAGACTaaataccagaccatggggcccattcaCACAGTGGAACAGTGTCTTAAGATACAGTATCAGACCATCGgccccatccatgcactagaataGCACCTTAATAGTTACTagaccatggggtccatccgtgccctggaacagtgccttaacaggatgagccacccagcaacccccTCTTACGTTCTTGTTCTtataactttgtgtttttttttccagaaatggGAGCCCTTGACAACGTCTCCCCTGCCCTCACATCAGAAGAGGTGGGCCAGCCTTAGCCTGGGTTAGCAGTTAGCGTCACACGTACAGGAGCTGGTCCAGTTTCggtacaaaccccccccccccccccccccccccccccccaaatctctcACGCACTTTCCAAACTGACCGAGACACTTTGGCTCCTGGAGCCCAGTCTGTTCCCCACTGTCAAAGCCACCAGAACCTTCCCTCCTGCCCAACtcctaaaaacaaacattaaggattgagttttgtttgtttttttttttggtttatttccagttggttgtttttttttttttttggaaaaatatgtcTTATGAATAAAACCTAGTTAAAGTGCACAGGATCGTTAATTGGTTCCCTGTTCAGATGCAGCagaacacactttttttttttccctacacGTTGCTAAGCAGCCGTGAGGTTGTCAAATGTTGATGGTCCACTTGAAACTAAAAGCAGAAATGCACAGTACTACAATACTGTGTACGATTTAAAAAAGACTCTTTAATTTCCTACTGATGCCGAGATATTTAGCGTTTTATTTAGTATTTGGCGTATTTTAAAGTAGTCCCAGCAGAGTCTTCACCACGGCAGGGTTTGGCCCATGTAGTCCCTGAATTGTCCGTGGTCCTTCTCAGATAATCCAGCAATGACGGACAGCACTGCTGAGCTGCTCTCCTCCACACTCATATCAGCCTGCAGGGgcaacgcacgcacacgcgcatacacaatCACccgacacacacgcgcgcacacagacacacacacacacagaatcacccgagacacacacgcacaaaatcacccgacacacacgcgcgcacacagacacacacacacacacacacacacagaatcacccgagacacacgcacaaaaaatcacccgacacacacacacacacacacacacacacacaaaggttgAAGGCCATCTCATAGTTCCAGCTCGCTGAAATACTAAAGCAATATCCGACCACGCTTGGGGGACACTTCGCTTTCAGTTGAGTTGAGCTTTGGctcattttgtcatttgcaaACTACTCATCCAACATTATGTCCATTTTTTCAGTCCACAAATTGAATTTACTTAGTTGACTTAACTTTAGGGTTGGGGGTTACTCCATTTAATGTCCAAGCTTGCTAAATGTCCACCTGTCTGAAATTATACATATCTCTCAGACACGCTCAGGTCTTAAATAGACGGTCTTACACAGCTTACGTTTCACATGGTTTGAACTCGGACAGCTGCATATATGTACAGGATCAATTTGGGTTCAGGGCCTTGATCAAGGGTATACTGGCTGTGCCCCACtttggaatcaaacctgcaacctctgcatAATAAACACAGCTCCCTGGCCGCCATGCTACATTGCCACTCATCGGTGGAACTGATGTGGCATGACAGAACAAAAGATGGTGATGGAAGAAAACAACCGGTCAATAAGCGTGAATAATCAATTTCTCATCACGTGAACAATGACCCTGATACAAACCACCGATTAAATCCAGAAGAAGTAGGCCCACAGCCAAAACCGTACCAGCGCTATGAGGAATCCAGGGGCCCCTGCCTATACAGGCCTCATGGTGCTGGTACGGTTTTATGACTAAAGATTTGTAACGTGCGCTGGCCTACAGTTTTAACGCCCTTCCTTTCGGCCTGGAGGCCAATTTCACTCCAGAGccctgtggagagagagtgggagcgTTTTACAGACAGCGACACTAAAAACCCCAAAAGCTCACCATGGGCCCGCCCATGTCCGTGCGCACCCATCCCGGGTGGAGCGCCATGCACAGGATTCCTTCGGGCTCCAGGTCGACGGCCAGGCACCTGGTCACCATGTTCAGCGCCGCCTGTGGCCAGATGGTGCAAAGACACAAggacaggagggggggaggtcaaattttaaatgctttgaCAGCCACACTAATGAGTCTCACATGCTTCTTGCTTCATGGCACAATTACGTCATTGGGTGAATACGCCAACGCTAGTTGGTGCTTCTCATTTAATTAACAGTAAAGCAtttcatatataaatacaactttcaattctatttaaataaaaaaaaaaaacattttttgcagagAACTGTCaaaaagacactttacagagaaacGGAAGGAAAACTGGGCAAAAAGctggcctgaacccccccaaaaaaaacaagcaagtgaggttataacataacataatgatgagaacaggccattcagcccaacaatgctcaccattttcctgccTATAtgagtgctctgattacctacagactagatagtatctaaagGTTGTATGTATATGCAGTTATGCACAGGCCATTGTCATCCACGAGCTTATGAAATAACTAAAATGTCAGACCACGTAAATAAGACTTGGGCTTATTTAAAGGACGGCATACGTGGAATCCAGAAATGGACGCAGCCCTCCTGCACCACGAGCAGTGAGCTTACCTTGGAGGTCCTGTAGGCGTAGCTCCTGAACGCGGCCCCGGGGCCCCAGTGGAGCTGGATGGAGCCCAGGACGGAGGACATGTTCACCACCGCGGCCCTGTGGATGCCCATGCCGTCGCTCCGGGCAACGGCTGCCCTTAACAACGGCAGGAAGGCCTGCGTCACAGAACACGCAGGGTCAACGCAGCACAGCTGATGCACTGCCGCCGAGACCGTCATGTGATCGAGACCTGGCACAGCCATTGGCTGGCTGGAAGGCCCCAAAGgggctgctggtttttgctttcatttcaaaatcactttaaaatcaAAACCGAGGAGAGGTGACTGCAGAGTTTAACAGCTTTAATATGCCTAATATTCAAGATGTTTACCCTTCAAAATATAAGACAATAACCCTGTTCAGTCATATCTATTATGGAACGGCAGTCTCTGTTTTACGCACATTTGCTGAAACTTCTGCctatatttattcttttaaaacctgtttgggacgtttctgggcgtgATGCTCTTCTGTGTTGGacggggtgggtgtggctacagagcctgtggagTGGGAACAGGTTGCAGCAGAGCGTTTGCAGCTagctttgagtttgagtttgaacTTTTACGCATTTACACAGAAATGCCAAACTCATCCACGTACCTTGGTGACCATTAGTGGGGACACAGCGTTGCTTTCAAAGTTCTTCATCATATCGCTGGCACTGACCCTCCCAAGGTCCGACGATATGTTGATAGCAGCATTATTAATCAGGCAATTCAGACCCTCGTTTCCCACcaatgatgtcacttcctgtatggCGGTGTCTATGCTGGCCTGGCTAGTCACGTCttgagagagaaggaaaagttATTCAATCCATTGCTAACTAaatacacaacaacaacaacaaaaaaacacagccatgcGTGTGCTATAATTATAAATACGAACAAATATCTCCTTAGCATGAAAAGGACgccaaaaacaaactgaaacttaataaaaataataaaatcggATTAATTACAGAGTAATATATTCTAAATTAATCTGATATATTGTCCGTTATTGTCTGAACAATAGCCTCTCATTGCAGGGATATGAGCGTGGCACAccgtaaaacaaaaacaatttcccATATAAGCACCGCAGTCCCttggaattcatttttaatatgttactctcgccatctgctggtgaaattaatatttttttgaagaaaaataaattcagaggAAATTAACTTACCAAGGGTAATAATGTGTACACACGAATGACTTCCGGCCAAATCTTGCAAATCctacatttataaaacaataataataaagaaagaaaggaaaaaaacctTGCCTTTACGACGCATCTCTTCCAAAAACGAAGAGACACTAGCTCAGGGGTAACCAACCCGGATCCTGTGGAGATATACTGtcccgtcctgcaggttttcactccaaccctagcaaagcacacctcgttcaacagctagagatcttgcaGAGCTGCTAACCAGTAGTCAGCTATGCCAATAtttgggctgaaatgaaaacccacaggacggtagatttccaggaacagggttggttatcaCTGCTCTAGCGAAACACCTTTTGAACCAACGCATTTTTCAAGTTGACTGTTTCTCTATTTATCATAGAAATGCTATGCACACAAATTGTACCTTACCAACAACCGTCTCCCCCAGATTTATATAACCTACTACGCGCTTTACCTTGTAACAGGCTAGAATAGTAGTAGAGTGTGCTGTTGGAGAAATTCCCACAGAATAAgtaatttaaatagttttcaaaTACCGAAACACAGTCAAATAAGAAAACTGTTAGCGATTATCAATGTGTGACATAATGTCCCGATGCATATACGGAAACATTCGCTACCTTCGCATCCGCTGGCTTGCGGGCAGTCGCGATTACTCTGTGCGGCCTCTCATTACTTTTCACCAGGTCTTTCACCATTTGGAGTCCGAGGCCCCGGTTCGCCCCGGTGATCAGCACCGAGCGGCACTTGCTGAATCCACCGCTCATAGTTCACAATCTATAACTCTGCTGGTTAAGAAGTAGGTTAGTAATGCTTTACAATGAACGAGATAACGTAACAGACTGGCGTGTGGTTTTCACAACAACATCACAGATGCATAACAGTGTAAATATGTTCCTGCGCGCGCAAGTCCCATAGCAACTCTGACAGCCTCCGCGTTCTTTCTGTTGAATAAGTATATCCCGTCACTAAGTTGAGAGCGTTACGGCGCTCTTCCGTCACAGGAATCCTAGCGGCCACGGGGCAATATAGATCGCCAATAGGAGAGATTCTGTGGAGGCTACTCTTGTAACTGTTATTCCCCTGTGAATGCatggtttcactccaaccataaTTGCAACTCATGCAATGTAACAAACttaaccatttgaagagtagggtttttttttaaaaacgtttttccAAAAAATCTGAAGTTGGTGTTTCTTTCCATTTCTAGTAGCGATTGTTacttcagcattagaatgttcagttaagcaCATTCTAATAgtatatttgtgatcttgcaaTGTCTTTTAATTAAGACCTATATTTTCCTCCCGCGGTAAGAAGGGGAATCATCTCTTGCAGAGGTTTTATTGAAAAAGGGATTGGCTTTAACGAAAATAAGCAAGCACACAAAACTTCAGGACTGAATTGAGATGCCTAAGCCTTgcagcaatataaataaataaataaataaataaattttaaaaatgaatttattaaacaGCATATCCACCAGCTTTCCAGGACCAGAGAAACTGACCCCGGACCCAAGCATTAAAATAGCCAGATCCTGCACCAACTTTTGATCCTGCTGGGTTTGGCACctatcccagaatcctctgggACTGAACAGTGTTCATCTCCACCCAAGCTCTGTGTCCTGTGGGCTTGGCAGTGTGGTGAGATGCTTTCTCTACTCgtgttcttttttctgtggGTTTAACGGTGTGGTGAGATCCAGTCTTTCTCCACTCAAGTTCTGTGACTTGTTGTTATCTTCAGCGTTTGTGTCACGGGTTTGCCGCCCTCCTGTGAACgggtaattattattttttttcatatttgttttcgGCTATTCAGCATATATACATTATTATAACTGTCTTagatctgaaaatgtttttgcaatgttttgtctttgtaatcTAAGACTTAGTTTATTGAATAGATAACAACAGACTAAACTAACAATTGGCAGAGGGcatgttttatgaaatattctaggtaaatgcattttcttatgAATTTGGCAAAATGGGGAAACCCTTCAGCTTGCTTGTACCATACTGTAAGAAATGTTACATAATGAAAATCTAAGTTACGTAAGATAAAATTACaaatgctgatttttaaaaagcataaggAGAGATGATCATATGCCGCTTTGTTGAAGCAATTCACTGAATGAAACTGTTAATTCATCCGCTGGCCTCTGGTGTCTATAATCTGTTCCTTTGTCTGTGTAAGTCTGTCATGCACGAAGAACTCTTCAGCTTCCTCAGCCAAATTTAgccaggatgttttttttttcctgagcatAAAACACCATCTTTGGAAACAGAATAAACTCTTGAACTTTatctgaaatgtctacatcatTACCTCCCATTACCTCCTACAGGCCAAGGTTGTGCAACTTGCCCATTAGCAAGCGAGGAATCTGGCGGAAACTCTGGAGAGGAACGCCGAAGCTCCCCTACTACCACCTACTGGCAAAGTTAGGAATTGTCTCTCGAAATACAGTCAAATGTCATATAAGCACGCAAGTAAAACTCTTATTCCAGTTTGACTGTTGGGAATATTTTCAGTTGTGGAGGGGGAATCTGTATCTTTGTATCTTCCAAAATGttgagaacaattttttttttgttgcctattttttgctttaaaatggcgtatttatttctgttcttgGTGCGTCCATTTGGTGCCGCATGGTCCGGGGAACAGCACATCCCCTGTATATATgaaacaacattattattgaaTGCAGTGTTCTGATGAGCTGCTGCCGTTTTGAGCTGAAGTCCATTGTATTccaaaaagattattatttacTCTGCAGCGACCTCTCATGGCCACACCATGAGCTGCTGCTGTATTAAATCGCACTTCGGTATTGTAGGCCTGTTTTCATGGGTTAGTAATGGGTTatataaaaacaatttctgCTGTCTTTTTAACGAACAACTGCGTCTGAAAATGAACGTATTTTTCTTCAATAAAATCCCTCCTCTATGAACATGAAACCGTTACAAAGGGGACACAGGTTTGCCAATACGGTTAAAGGAAGAATATCTTGTTTGTAAAGTTTATTCATGAAATATAATCACATatattaaatacagaaaaaaattaccCTGCCCCAAATTAGATCTATTGTGGggggaaaaggaaaatgaactgaatgggGCCGAGATAAGGGGCCGTGAATGCCCTGTCTTGGTAATTACTGTTTGTAGGTCGTGCTGAGCTACACgaaatgaaaatgattactGGACTGTCAGCCCGGAATATCTTTTTGTCTGCAGAAAAGGAAAGAGCTAAAGTAGGGCATGTTGTGTTGGGCTTAGTGAAGAGTGCTGCAAGGCAGTAATGATCTTTTTGCATCGGTGAGTTTGACGGAAATCAATggcaatttcagaaaaaaaataaaataaaataaaaaattaacatcGTGACGGTCGCTACTGATAGCAGCATGAGTTTTTACAAATGTAAGGATTAAACTacaaattaaactaaataattAGTTAACGTACAACATCCTGCCAAACAATCAAATTAGTGATAATTATGTTCTGTCACTTTTTACTTCATGCTATTGCTATTGATGACAACCATTATTTGAcgggagaccccccccccccccaattcgcCTACGGGAGGGACCAGAGTACACAGAGTACCCACGCGGATACGAGAACATGCTAATTCCACACAGAACCTGGGACCTTTTTGCAGTGCTCCGCGTACCGCCgtatttttgacataatgtgACGTAAGACCTAAGATGGTAAATATTGCATCTAAACACGAAAAGCACATAATTAAGGAAAATTAACATGTTAAAATTCTGGGCGTTCAACTGTGGTTGGATTTTATTATTGAACGTCTTTAATCGAGCGTCTCGCATGATGAGATTTGCCCGGTTTGTAAAGGAAGACTGCACGGGAGACTGTAATGTCGAAACTCCTTCCtggagctttaaaaaaaaaaaagcaaaaacataaatttttCAGTCGGGTTCAACGAAATGACTTTCGCAGCCTTGACGCGCCACGCGCCGCGTTGTCCTCGTGTGACCCACCAGCTCCTGCAGAATCATTCCGACAGCGTCACTGCAGCTGTTCAGCACCGTCTAGCTTGGACTTTGCGGCGAGGCAGAAGCCCCTCTCTATTCCAGACAGAATAACAGCGCCCACTCGGTCATCTATCAAACTATCACTAAATAAACGTGACTATTTACtgttaatatataaaacataggGTATGTAAGCCCCCGTGGATAACGTAATTCATCAGAGAGTATAAATGTAAAGTTAGCCAACCTTGTACTGTGCGACTTACTGAGCGTACGGTTTATATATTACCTATTAATAGGCACGTAGGGACCACAG
Encoded here:
- the galn gene encoding galanin peptides isoform X1, giving the protein MQKCVGVVCVFLIFCAALSETVGLVIAAKEKRGWTLNSAGYLLGPRRIEHLIQIKDSPSARGREDLLDEYAIDSHRALSNKHGLAGKRDLPAEDDFKSSALRIADENVIHTIIDFLSYLKLKEMGALDNVSPALTSEEVGQP
- the galn gene encoding galanin peptides isoform X2, whose product is MITAKIAMLMQKCVGVVCVFLIFCAALSETVGLVIAAKEKRGWTLNSAGYLLGPRRIEHLIQIKDSPSARGREDLLDEYAIDSHRALSNKHGLAGKRDLPAEDDFKSSALRIADENVIHTIIDFLSYLKLKEMGALDNVSPALTSEEVGQP
- the galn gene encoding galanin peptides isoform X3, producing the protein MMQKCVGVVCVFLIFCAALSETVGLVIAAKEKRGWTLNSAGYLLGPRRIEHLIQIKDSPSARGREDLLDEYAIDSHRALSNKHGLAGKRDLPAEDDFKSSALRIADENVIHTIIDFLSYLKLKEMGALDNVSPALTSEEVGQP
- the galn gene encoding galanin peptides isoform X4, with amino-acid sequence MQKCVGVVCVFLIFCAALSETVGLVIAAKEKRGWTLNSAGYLLGPHAIDSHRALSNKHGLAGKRDLPAEDDFKSSALRIADENVIHTIIDFLSYLKLKEMGALDNVSPALTSEEVGQP
- the zgc:110339 gene encoding C-factor, producing the protein MSGGFSKCRSVLITGANRGLGLQMVKDLVKSNERPHRVIATARKPADAKDLQDLAGSHSCVHIITLDVTSQASIDTAIQEVTSLVGNEGLNCLINNAAINISSDLGRVSASDMMKNFESNAVSPLMVTKAFLPLLRAAVARSDGMGIHRAAVVNMSSVLGSIQLHWGPGAAFRSYAYRTSKAALNMVTRCLAVDLEPEGILCMALHPGWVRTDMGGPMADMSVEESSSAVLSVIAGLSEKDHGQFRDYMGQTLPW